The Xylanivirga thermophila genome includes a region encoding these proteins:
- a CDS encoding DUF6133 family protein: MKKIMNKITYKANMLAVRARTPLTNNRGEGFVDTAIKILMAVVIGALVLAGLYLLFDQTVLPTLTQRIKEMFNYAG, encoded by the coding sequence ATGAAAAAAATAATGAACAAGATTACCTATAAGGCGAATATGCTGGCAGTCAGGGCAAGAACGCCGCTCACCAACAACCGTGGGGAGGGCTTCGTAGATACAGCCATTAAGATTTTAATGGCTGTGGTCATCGGTGCTCTGGTGCTGGCCGGATTGTATCTGCTCTTCGACCAGACCGTGCTACCCACCCTCACCCAGCGTATCAAAGAAATGTTCAACTATGCCGGATAA
- a CDS encoding division/cell wall cluster transcriptional repressor MraZ — protein sequence MKNKPIYKLMDGKGRVLIPKELRTASGMDYGDIVRLNISNGMVSVQKVDIIEIGDQSPEAVEAYVRAAFKTMPDDTRLSLISDLTALLQQKKEG from the coding sequence ATGAAGAATAAACCTATCTACAAGCTGATGGACGGCAAAGGCCGTGTGCTGATTCCCAAGGAGCTGCGCACCGCCAGCGGCATGGATTACGGCGATATCGTGCGCCTTAATATATCCAACGGCATGGTCAGTGTACAAAAGGTGGATATCATCGAAATCGGCGATCAGTCTCCGGAGGCGGTGGAGGCCTATGTCCGTGCGGCATTTAAGACCATGCCGGACGATACAAGACTCTCCCTCATTTCCGACCTGACTGCCCTGCTGCAGCAGAAAAAGGAGGGCTAA
- a CDS encoding secretion protein F codes for MGLLFLFGVTLAAGLFFVFLDVLRLPYLSTAKAMLNTTRAEKKAARSLETYLMTWAVKLSKYIRMDEYRKHRLKNVLKATGMNMEPEVYQAYALVKSGVILLMAIPAGFIFPLLVPVVVFLAVMVYFKETKKADERLSAKRASVEKELPRFVANIEQELKASRDVLAIVENYKKNAGEAFAGELTMLAADMRSSSYEAALTRFEARLNSPMLSDVVRGLIGVLRGDDSTVYFQMLAHDFKQLELQRLKSEAQKIPPKIRVFSFLMLMCFLFTYLAIIAYEIIKSLGGMF; via the coding sequence ATGGGATTACTGTTTTTATTTGGAGTCACCTTAGCGGCGGGGCTGTTCTTTGTCTTTTTGGATGTGCTGCGCCTACCGTACCTCAGCACCGCCAAGGCCATGCTGAACACCACAAGAGCAGAGAAAAAAGCAGCAAGGAGCTTGGAAACCTATCTCATGACTTGGGCGGTAAAGCTCTCTAAATATATCCGCATGGACGAATACCGTAAACATCGGCTGAAAAATGTGCTGAAAGCCACCGGTATGAATATGGAGCCGGAGGTTTATCAAGCCTATGCGCTGGTGAAATCCGGCGTAATTCTGCTGATGGCAATCCCTGCGGGCTTTATTTTCCCTTTGCTGGTGCCGGTGGTGGTGTTCCTTGCGGTCATGGTGTACTTTAAGGAAACTAAAAAGGCAGATGAAAGGCTGTCCGCAAAGCGAGCCTCCGTAGAAAAGGAGCTGCCCCGTTTTGTTGCCAACATCGAACAGGAGCTAAAAGCCTCCCGTGATGTGCTGGCCATCGTAGAAAACTACAAGAAAAACGCTGGGGAAGCCTTTGCCGGGGAGCTGACCATGCTGGCTGCGGATATGCGCTCCTCCAGCTACGAAGCTGCCCTTACCCGGTTTGAGGCAAGGCTCAATTCGCCCATGCTCTCGGACGTGGTGCGAGGCCTTATCGGTGTACTGCGTGGGGATGACAGCACGGTGTATTTTCAGATGCTGGCGCATGATTTCAAACAGCTGGAGTTGCAGCGCCTAAAAAGCGAGGCGCAAAAGATACCGCCGAAAATCCGTGTGTTTTCCTTTCTCATGCTGATGTGTTTCCTGTTCACCTATCTGGCCATCATTGCCTATGAGATCATCAAATCCCTCGGCGGAATGTTTTAG
- a CDS encoding CpaF/VirB11 family protein, which translates to MSRHNLFFTPEQETGDFHSVLQKVQGHIAGQHSELLSDGNAAEAKAHIKRYIAKFVQDSRMAVKDMTQQQLVDALYTEMAEYSFLTKYIFADGIEEIDINSWRDIEIQYAGGRCEKLEEHFDSPQHCINVLRRMLHVSGTILDDQSPLVVGTLAENIRIAVMKSPIVDASVGAAASIRIVNPNNMEKEDFINGGTATAEMLDLLSEFIRYGISVCIAGATSSGKTTVAGWLLTTIPDNKRIFTIENGSRELSLIREKDGRVTNSVVHTLTRNSENELYRIEQIDLVDISLRFNPDIIVVGEMRGAEANAAQEVARTGVAVVTTIHSNSCESTYRRMVSLCKRAVDMSDETLMGYVTEAYPIIVFCKQLENKQRRLMEIMECEILPDNSRHYRTLFRYEITENRYENNQFYITGHHVTVNPISDSLCKRLLENGMPQERINLLKKGGQISA; encoded by the coding sequence ATGAGCAGGCATAACCTGTTTTTTACACCGGAGCAGGAAACCGGGGATTTTCACAGTGTGCTGCAAAAGGTGCAAGGGCATATCGCCGGGCAGCACAGCGAACTGCTATCAGACGGCAACGCTGCCGAAGCCAAGGCGCATATCAAGCGGTATATCGCCAAGTTTGTGCAGGACAGCCGTATGGCGGTAAAAGACATGACACAGCAGCAACTGGTGGATGCGCTCTACACGGAAATGGCCGAATATTCCTTTCTTACCAAGTACATCTTTGCGGACGGAATTGAAGAAATCGACATCAACAGCTGGCGAGATATTGAAATCCAGTACGCCGGTGGGCGCTGTGAGAAATTGGAGGAACACTTCGACAGCCCCCAACACTGTATCAATGTGCTGCGCCGGATGCTTCACGTGTCCGGTACCATTCTGGATGACCAATCCCCTCTGGTGGTCGGTACTCTTGCAGAAAACATCCGTATTGCTGTTATGAAAAGCCCCATTGTGGATGCCAGCGTAGGCGCTGCCGCCTCCATCCGTATCGTCAACCCCAATAACATGGAGAAAGAGGATTTTATAAACGGTGGTACGGCAACCGCTGAAATGCTGGATTTGCTCTCGGAGTTCATCCGCTACGGGATTTCGGTGTGTATTGCCGGGGCTACCAGCAGTGGTAAAACTACTGTGGCAGGATGGCTGCTCACCACCATCCCTGATAACAAGCGCATCTTTACCATTGAAAACGGCAGCCGGGAGCTTTCCCTCATCCGTGAAAAGGACGGCAGGGTCACCAATTCCGTAGTGCATACACTCACCCGCAACAGTGAGAACGAGCTGTACCGCATTGAGCAGATTGATCTTGTGGATATCTCCCTGCGCTTTAATCCGGATATCATCGTGGTCGGCGAAATGCGTGGTGCGGAGGCTAATGCTGCACAGGAAGTAGCCCGCACCGGTGTGGCTGTGGTTACCACCATCCACTCCAATTCCTGCGAATCCACCTACCGCCGTATGGTTTCCCTGTGTAAGCGGGCTGTGGATATGTCGGATGAAACCCTCATGGGCTATGTGACCGAGGCCTATCCCATTATCGTGTTCTGCAAACAGCTGGAAAACAAGCAGCGCAGGCTCATGGAAATCATGGAGTGCGAAATCCTGCCGGACAACAGCCGCCATTACCGCACCCTGTTCCGGTACGAGATTACCGAAAACCGCTATGAAAACAATCAATTTTATATTACCGGACACCATGTAACAGTCAATCCCATATCCGACAGCCTATGTAAACGGCTGTTAGAGAATGGTATGCCGCAGGAACGCATCAATCTTCTTAAGAAAGGGGGGCAAATATCCGCATGA
- a CDS encoding SpoVG family protein codes for MPDVDVKINSMYPPGTSGNIRAYASATVDGCLGIRGIKVVEGGRDGLFVSMPSRKTENGYKEICFPVTKEFREQLHKAVLDSYQQAVSMNQASVQPQEAAPEQSQPPMQMGGM; via the coding sequence ATGCCTGATGTAGATGTAAAAATTAATTCCATGTACCCGCCAGGTACCAGCGGCAACATCCGTGCCTACGCTTCAGCAACGGTGGACGGCTGTCTCGGCATCCGGGGCATCAAGGTGGTGGAGGGAGGCCGTGACGGTCTCTTTGTTTCCATGCCAAGCCGCAAGACCGAAAACGGCTACAAGGAAATCTGCTTCCCCGTGACCAAGGAGTTCCGAGAACAGCTCCACAAGGCAGTACTGGACAGCTACCAGCAGGCCGTATCCATGAACCAAGCCTCGGTGCAGCCGCAAGAAGCTGCACCAGAACAGTCCCAGCCGCCCATGCAGATGGGCGGTATGTAA
- the cpaB gene encoding Flp pilus assembly protein CpaB — MSFFKNRTVIGVICIVLSLLICFAVTPLFNQSISQKTEIVRVTKPIKIGEAITKDMVQTVEVGGYNLPEDVVRHTDTVIGKFASADLVSGDYIIGSKIADAPAAENAYLYNLTGEKQAISISVKSFAAGLSGKLVSGDIVSIVAPDYKKQGVTVIPPELQYVEVIAVTAGSGYDANTGEQKKDKDEKELPATVTLLVTPEQSKILAELEADGTLHVSLVYRGSKENAAKFTEAQDLVLSKLYPDKLETQESEDNSQPESPANTPVESEAE; from the coding sequence ATGAGTTTTTTTAAGAATAGAACGGTTATTGGCGTGATTTGCATTGTGCTGTCCTTGCTGATCTGCTTTGCCGTAACGCCGCTGTTTAACCAGAGCATCAGCCAGAAAACTGAGATCGTGCGGGTGACCAAGCCCATCAAAATAGGGGAAGCCATCACCAAAGACATGGTGCAAACCGTGGAGGTGGGCGGCTACAATCTGCCGGAGGATGTGGTCAGGCATACGGATACGGTGATCGGCAAATTTGCCTCCGCTGATTTGGTGTCGGGAGATTATATAATCGGCTCCAAAATCGCTGATGCCCCTGCTGCGGAAAACGCCTATCTCTACAACCTGACCGGAGAAAAACAGGCCATTTCCATATCGGTCAAGAGCTTTGCCGCAGGGCTGTCCGGCAAACTGGTTTCCGGGGATATTGTGTCCATCGTTGCTCCAGATTACAAAAAACAGGGTGTAACGGTCATTCCGCCGGAGCTGCAGTATGTGGAGGTCATCGCTGTCACCGCAGGCAGCGGATATGATGCCAACACCGGAGAACAGAAAAAGGATAAGGATGAAAAGGAACTTCCTGCTACTGTCACCCTGCTGGTTACCCCGGAACAGAGCAAAATCCTTGCCGAGCTGGAAGCAGACGGAACCCTTCATGTGTCCCTCGTTTACCGTGGCAGCAAGGAAAATGCGGCAAAGTTTACCGAGGCGCAGGACTTGGTGCTTTCCAAGCTATATCCCGATAAGCTGGAAACTCAGGAAAGCGAGGATAACAGCCAGCCGGAATCACCTGCGAATACACCGGTGGAAAGCGAGGCTGAGTAA
- a CDS encoding type II secretion system F family protein: MTTIQLLACIGMITGFFLLIGLKPMEFTDGLFSFLTKEKKSIKDEIKAAQRCQKPGFLKQQIHMAQEVLAMTGRSNRFSLICACSLLLFAIGAAIAIVMGNFFLAPVMAVGFMMLPFWYVQLTASHFKKDIAAELETALSIVTTAYLRSENILTAVEENIHYLNPPVHQVFKDFVLRVKLIDPDVLEAIKVLRTKIDNEVFREWCDALCDCQHDRSLKSTLTPIVSKLSDIRIVNGDLEYLVFEPRKEFIIMVIFVIGNVPLMYLLNKSWYDTLMHTSLGQIILAISAALIFVSTACVIKLTKPIEYRR, translated from the coding sequence ATGACAACCATTCAACTGCTGGCCTGCATCGGTATGATTACAGGCTTTTTTCTACTCATTGGCTTAAAGCCGATGGAATTCACCGATGGGCTGTTTTCCTTTCTCACCAAAGAAAAGAAATCCATCAAGGATGAGATCAAAGCGGCACAGCGCTGCCAAAAGCCGGGATTTCTGAAACAGCAAATTCATATGGCTCAGGAGGTGCTGGCCATGACCGGCAGGAGCAATCGCTTTTCTCTGATTTGCGCCTGCTCTTTACTACTGTTTGCCATCGGTGCCGCTATCGCCATTGTAATGGGCAACTTCTTTCTGGCTCCGGTGATGGCTGTGGGCTTTATGATGTTGCCCTTTTGGTATGTGCAGCTTACCGCCAGCCATTTTAAAAAGGATATCGCAGCCGAGCTGGAAACGGCTCTCTCCATTGTCACCACAGCCTACCTGAGAAGTGAAAATATATTGACTGCTGTGGAGGAAAACATCCACTATCTGAACCCGCCGGTGCATCAGGTGTTTAAGGATTTTGTCCTGCGGGTCAAGCTGATTGATCCCGATGTGCTGGAGGCCATCAAGGTGCTGCGCACCAAAATCGACAACGAAGTATTCCGTGAATGGTGTGATGCCCTATGTGACTGCCAGCATGACCGTAGCCTGAAAAGTACCCTGACTCCCATCGTTTCAAAACTCAGTGATATTCGGATTGTGAACGGCGATCTGGAATACCTTGTGTTTGAACCCCGCAAGGAATTTATCATCATGGTCATCTTTGTCATCGGCAATGTTCCCCTCATGTATCTCCTGAACAAAAGCTGGTATGACACGCTGATGCATACTTCGTTGGGGCAGATTATCCTGGCTATCAGCGCTGCCCTTATCTTTGTTTCTACGGCTTGTGTCATTAAGCTGACAAAACCAATCGAGTACAGGAGGTGA
- a CDS encoding prepilin peptidase gives MPDKLAAAQAVFFIALLCSASAIDFAKRIIPNWLSIAIATISILDFTPVKMLGILVALPFLVAAIFCGGMGGGDIKLMAACGLVLGLPKGLLAATAGLSLLLLYVVVYRIFCKVQRREAQNAFPLAPFLSAGCLLAYFI, from the coding sequence ATGCCGGATAAGCTGGCCGCTGCGCAAGCGGTCTTTTTTATTGCCCTATTGTGTTCGGCATCGGCGATTGACTTTGCGAAACGCATTATTCCCAACTGGCTTAGTATCGCTATTGCCACTATTTCCATATTGGATTTTACACCAGTTAAAATGCTGGGAATCCTTGTTGCCCTGCCGTTTTTAGTGGCAGCAATATTCTGTGGTGGCATGGGCGGCGGCGATATCAAGCTGATGGCGGCCTGCGGTCTTGTGCTGGGGCTTCCAAAAGGATTGCTTGCGGCAACTGCAGGATTAAGCCTGCTGCTGCTCTACGTGGTAGTGTATCGGATTTTTTGCAAGGTGCAAAGACGGGAGGCGCAAAACGCCTTCCCTCTTGCACCTTTTTTATCGGCGGGCTGTCTGCTCGCTTACTTCATTTAA
- a CDS encoding nucleotide-binding protein, with amino-acid sequence MLNFKKGGLFSRKDNIEPPEVEPDNAAQVLAVWGSPGCGKTTVAVKLAKYLADRKKNVVLLLCDCTTPMLPCICPPGDLEGDHSLGSILAANSITESLVKNNCNTHKRMSHLAVIGLQKGENENCYPPVTPALIKQLIEVLRGMESYVVIDCGSSIYFDELSTISILEADAVLRLINCDLKSVSYLSSQQEYLRMAGFDFDKMYKAVSNVKSNEASQNMEQVLGNAVFTLPHSPELEAQVLAGNLFADLSLKDSRGFRREIEKIAKEVFEI; translated from the coding sequence ATGCTGAACTTCAAAAAAGGCGGTCTGTTCAGTCGCAAGGACAATATAGAGCCTCCGGAGGTAGAACCGGATAACGCCGCACAGGTACTGGCGGTTTGGGGCAGCCCCGGCTGCGGCAAGACCACGGTGGCGGTCAAACTGGCGAAATATCTGGCAGACAGAAAGAAGAATGTAGTGCTGCTTTTATGCGACTGCACCACGCCAATGCTTCCCTGCATCTGCCCGCCCGGAGATTTGGAGGGCGACCACTCGCTGGGAAGCATTCTTGCTGCCAATTCCATTACCGAATCGCTGGTGAAAAACAACTGCAATACCCATAAGCGGATGAGCCATCTGGCGGTCATCGGTCTGCAAAAGGGAGAAAACGAAAACTGCTATCCTCCCGTTACACCGGCTCTGATAAAACAGCTTATCGAAGTGCTGCGTGGTATGGAAAGCTATGTGGTTATCGATTGCGGTAGCTCCATCTACTTTGACGAACTGTCCACCATCTCCATTCTGGAGGCCGATGCGGTGCTGCGGCTCATAAACTGCGATTTGAAATCGGTCAGCTACCTGTCCAGCCAGCAGGAGTATCTGCGGATGGCCGGGTTTGACTTTGATAAGATGTATAAGGCAGTCAGTAATGTAAAATCCAATGAAGCCAGTCAAAACATGGAACAGGTGCTGGGCAATGCTGTGTTTACCCTTCCTCACTCCCCGGAACTGGAGGCTCAGGTGCTGGCCGGAAACCTATTCGCTGATTTGTCCCTGAAAGACAGTCGGGGCTTTCGCAGAGAAATCGAAAAAATCGCAAAGGAGGTGTTCGAGATATGA
- a CDS encoding YodL domain-containing protein, with protein MRNIRMEKDIILYYGNPAGYVSGDKAVVDPLFESEELKAFLSRQKDISEVKWTDGIYDRLVNGQRDNQELTLLKSCRVWQLKPESDLRMRFISLADFCKKFGEPKISDYQTVYDGEVETNDLEALYTKFNTAHPPGYVGHSLSMSDVLELYDENGSSFYYCDRFGFQEIGFAPPAQSQTMQL; from the coding sequence ATGCGAAATATCCGGATGGAAAAGGATATCATCTTGTACTACGGCAACCCTGCCGGTTATGTCAGCGGCGACAAGGCGGTGGTTGATCCCCTGTTCGAATCAGAGGAACTGAAAGCCTTTCTTAGCCGCCAAAAGGATATCAGCGAGGTGAAATGGACGGACGGCATATACGACCGTCTTGTGAATGGTCAGCGGGATAACCAGGAACTTACCCTGCTGAAAAGCTGCCGTGTATGGCAGCTAAAGCCCGAATCGGATCTCCGGATGCGCTTCATCAGCCTTGCGGATTTCTGCAAGAAGTTCGGCGAACCCAAAATATCCGATTACCAGACAGTCTATGACGGCGAGGTAGAAACCAACGATCTGGAGGCGCTCTACACCAAATTCAATACAGCTCACCCTCCCGGTTATGTAGGGCATTCCCTGTCCATGTCAGATGTGCTGGAGCTGTACGATGAAAACGGTAGCAGCTTCTACTACTGCGACCGCTTCGGCTTTCAGGAAATCGGCTTTGCACCACCGGCGCAGAGCCAAACCATGCAGCTCTAA